From one Spiroplasma endosymbiont of Lasioglossum villosulum genomic stretch:
- a CDS encoding DJ-1 family glyoxalase III, whose amino-acid sequence MSNNEKFKVAIFLATGYEMGEVIITIDLLRRANIVIDLVSIENDLKIKSSHNVFILCEKKISDIDLLSYKMLILPGGKVGVENLSKNELLKSILVIFAKDSNKFIAAICAAPQILGQLNLIDNKKITHYPGTNIGLNKSIILDEKVVVDNNIITGKSIGAAFEFGLKLIEVLESKEISEQIKKLIVF is encoded by the coding sequence ATGAGTAATAATGAGAAGTTTAAAGTAGCTATTTTTTTAGCAACAGGCTATGAAATGGGTGAAGTAATAATTACTATTGATCTATTAAGAAGGGCTAATATTGTTATTGATTTAGTAAGTATTGAAAATGACTTAAAAATCAAATCAAGTCATAATGTTTTTATTTTATGTGAAAAGAAAATCAGTGATATTGATTTGTTAAGTTATAAGATGCTAATTTTACCGGGTGGTAAAGTTGGAGTAGAAAACTTAAGCAAAAATGAATTATTAAAATCAATATTAGTTATTTTTGCTAAAGATAGTAATAAGTTTATTGCTGCTATTTGTGCAGCACCCCAAATTTTAGGTCAATTAAATTTAATAGATAACAAAAAAATTACGCATTATCCAGGCACTAATATTGGTTTAAATAAAAGTATTATTTTAGATGAAAAAGTAGTAGTTGATAATAATATTATAACTGGAAAATCAATTGGTGCTGCATTTGAATTTGGTTTAAAGTTAATTGAAGTTTTAGAAAGTAAAGAAATTTCTGAACAAATTAAAAAACTAATTGTTTTTTAA